Proteins encoded together in one Pseudomonadota bacterium window:
- a CDS encoding CHAP domain-containing protein encodes MMVALAAPVSANGDGYLQCVPYARQQSGISIYGDAHTWWHQAGGRYARGNQPAVGAVLAFRPIGRMRLGHVATVSAIVDDRTILLDHANWSPINGRRGQIERDVRAVDVSPANDWSQVRVWYAPINDLGTTRYPVHGFIYNAPPGMIPDATSRPDNPQRIYTATTREPQTPAEPTDPLGELLGKLDIGTAE; translated from the coding sequence ATGATGGTCGCGCTCGCCGCGCCTGTCTCGGCCAATGGTGACGGCTATCTGCAATGCGTGCCCTATGCGCGCCAGCAGTCGGGCATCAGCATCTATGGCGATGCCCATACCTGGTGGCACCAGGCAGGCGGGCGCTATGCCCGGGGCAATCAACCAGCGGTCGGCGCGGTGCTGGCTTTCCGTCCCATCGGGCGGATGCGGCTTGGCCATGTCGCCACGGTCAGCGCGATTGTCGATGATCGCACCATCCTGCTCGACCATGCCAACTGGTCGCCGATCAACGGTCGGCGTGGCCAGATTGAGCGCGATGTCAGAGCTGTTGACGTATCGCCCGCCAATGACTGGTCACAGGTGCGGGTATGGTATGCACCGATCAATGACCTCGGCACTACACGCTATCCGGTGCATGGCTTTATCTACAATGCACCGCCCGGAATGATTCCGGATGCCACATCCCGGCCCGATAACCCGCAACGGATTTATACCGCCACTACGCGCGAGCCACAGACTCCGGCAGAGCCCACCGATCCGCTGGGCGAACTGCTCGGGAAACTGGATATCGGCACGGCCGAGTAA
- a CDS encoding DUF3297 family protein, with product MTDNASDIPPDRLAVHPGSPHYDPEKLGRGIGIRFKGERKTTVEEYCISEGWIRVQAGKTLDRKGRPLTIRINGPVEAWYEDLGDDAPVAKAG from the coding sequence ATGACCGATAATGCGTCCGACATTCCCCCCGATCGCCTCGCCGTGCATCCCGGCAGCCCTCATTATGATCCGGAAAAGCTGGGCCGTGGTATCGGCATCCGCTTCAAGGGCGAGCGCAAGACCACAGTTGAGGAATATTGCATTTCCGAGGGCTGGATTCGGGTGCAGGCGGGCAAGACGCTCGACCGCAAGGGACGTCCGCTGACGATCAGGATCAACGGTCCGGTCGAAGCCTGGTACGAAGATCTGGGCGATGACGCCCCGGTGGCCAAGGCCGGCTGA
- a CDS encoding DUF805 domain-containing protein, with translation MHWFILPFRRYAEFSGRSRRREYWCFQLLNLVVTFALIAPILASLMSIVATSGEMGSFSSRSQSYVQLADASAAVGKRKCEPFCSSPAPDAPIGPAQNVFNDSSFDDGGLGDDALTELLVGSTSIFLLAIWWLATFIPNLAVTVRRLHDVGFSGWYLLLYYGLTMLPFVGGIVAIIFLVVMFMPGQKGDNRYGGDPKSADNYEMVFA, from the coding sequence ATGCATTGGTTTATCCTGCCGTTCCGGCGTTATGCAGAATTTTCGGGCCGTTCGCGGCGGCGGGAATATTGGTGTTTCCAGCTGCTCAACCTGGTTGTCACTTTCGCGCTGATCGCGCCGATCCTGGCGTCGCTGATGTCCATAGTGGCAACCAGTGGCGAGATGGGTTCCTTTTCGAGCCGAAGCCAATCCTATGTCCAGCTGGCGGATGCAAGCGCCGCAGTGGGAAAGCGCAAATGCGAACCCTTTTGCTCCTCGCCCGCGCCGGATGCGCCTATCGGCCCTGCACAGAATGTGTTCAACGACAGCAGCTTCGACGATGGCGGCCTTGGCGACGATGCGCTGACCGAATTGCTTGTCGGATCGACCAGTATTTTCCTGCTGGCGATCTGGTGGCTTGCGACCTTTATTCCCAATCTGGCGGTAACCGTGCGTCGGCTTCACGATGTCGGCTTTAGCGGCTGGTATCTGCTGCTCTATTATGGACTTACCATGTTGCCTTTTGTCGGCGGTATTGTCGCGATCATCTTTCTGGTGGTTATGTTCATGCCGGGTCAGAAGGGGGACAACCGATATGGTGGCGATCCGAAATCCGCGGATAATTACGAAATGGTTTTTGCCTGA
- a CDS encoding putative 2OG-Fe(II) oxygenase — protein sequence MRPDLPSPITLNLQQRLTLLQAIATPSTKQKWQIIDLLLRLDRFDEAVALYRNIGEANTTAATQLLAARALRGSDTLDHQAEAETLLRHLLDRPLDDALQSRVLVELGDILRRRGDYDAASERLLDALAIDPTYSTAIRKYAVIQADTGNFAALLAQSEKLIAKGGRQPRLVASYVTALAALGREDEARAIRGEETLLRQTSLEPPEGFADLAAFNDRLNDELKRHPSLRYENSLRASSNSWRIDELYMRNGPMVKRLLDRIADMVEDHLRALADLPPHQFFEERRPETARISPWAVLTGAQGHEKWHVHADGWISGVYYSAVPETIVHGTDKAGAIGFGWSERLLGEGASEKLGEKIIHPAPGMLLLFPSWLHHRTWPHGLEEERICISFDIVPSRK from the coding sequence ATGCGTCCTGACCTGCCATCGCCGATTACGCTCAACCTGCAGCAGCGTCTGACGCTTTTGCAGGCGATTGCCACCCCTTCGACAAAGCAGAAATGGCAGATAATCGATCTGTTGTTGCGTCTCGACCGGTTTGACGAGGCTGTCGCACTTTATCGGAACATCGGCGAAGCCAATACCACAGCCGCGACACAGCTTCTGGCTGCAAGAGCCCTGCGCGGATCTGATACCCTGGATCATCAAGCAGAAGCGGAAACGCTGTTGCGCCATCTGCTCGACCGGCCCCTCGACGACGCGCTGCAATCGCGGGTGCTGGTCGAACTTGGCGATATCCTGCGCCGACGCGGCGATTATGATGCGGCCAGCGAGCGGCTGCTCGATGCGCTGGCAATTGATCCGACCTATTCGACCGCGATCCGCAAATATGCCGTGATCCAGGCCGATACCGGCAACTTTGCCGCTCTGCTCGCCCAATCCGAGAAGCTGATCGCCAAAGGGGGACGGCAACCGCGGTTGGTGGCAAGCTATGTTACTGCTCTGGCGGCACTTGGGCGCGAAGATGAAGCCCGGGCGATCCGCGGTGAAGAAACATTGTTGCGCCAGACATCGCTGGAACCACCAGAGGGATTTGCCGATCTGGCCGCGTTCAACGACCGACTCAATGATGAACTGAAGCGCCATCCGTCGCTACGCTATGAAAATTCCCTGCGTGCCAGCAGCAATAGCTGGCGGATCGACGAACTCTATATGCGCAACGGCCCGATGGTGAAGCGGCTGCTCGACCGGATCGCCGATATGGTGGAAGATCATCTGCGCGCACTCGCGGATTTGCCGCCGCACCAGTTCTTCGAAGAGCGGCGTCCTGAAACCGCGCGCATTTCTCCCTGGGCGGTGCTGACCGGAGCACAAGGCCATGAGAAATGGCATGTGCATGCCGATGGCTGGATCAGCGGTGTCTATTACAGCGCGGTGCCCGAAACGATAGTACATGGCACGGACAAGGCGGGAGCTATCGGCTTTGGCTGGTCGGAACGCTTGCTGGGGGAAGGGGCATCCGAGAAGCTGGGTGAGAAGATTATTCATCCGGCACCAGGCATGCTGCTGCTGTTCCCGTCCTGGCTACATCACCGCACATGGCCGCATGGCCTTGAAGAAGAGCGCATCTGTATTTCGTTCGATATTGTGCCGTCCCGCAAGTAA
- a CDS encoding DUF805 domain-containing protein: MEWMIMPLKRYADFQGRSRRKEYWMFFLLIMIAAIIVAIIENALGLGIGTSTYESDGYNANYSANYDGGPLLWLFVLGIMIPSLAVQVRRFHDQDKSGWFVLLGFIPLVGGIIILVFMCLEGTRGPNRFGPDPKGAGGDVEEVFS, encoded by the coding sequence ATGGAATGGATGATCATGCCCCTGAAACGCTATGCCGATTTTCAGGGCCGGTCGCGGCGCAAGGAATATTGGATGTTCTTCCTGCTGATCATGATCGCTGCCATTATTGTCGCCATAATCGAGAACGCTCTTGGTCTCGGCATAGGAACATCGACATATGAAAGCGATGGCTACAACGCCAATTACAGCGCGAATTACGATGGGGGGCCGCTATTGTGGCTATTTGTCCTGGGGATCATGATTCCGAGCCTTGCCGTACAGGTGCGGCGTTTTCATGATCAGGATAAATCGGGCTGGTTTGTACTGCTGGGATTTATTCCGTTGGTGGGCGGCATCATTATTCTGGTGTTCATGTGCCTTGAGGGAACGCGTGGCCCCAATCGCTTCGGCCCCGATCCCAAAGGCGCCGGTGGCGATGTGGAAGAGGTATTTTCCTGA
- the typA gene encoding translational GTPase TypA translates to MSNASLRNIAIIAHVDHGKTTLVDQLFRQSGTFRDNQRVEERAMDSNDLEKERGITILAKCTSVERPDSEGKPVRINIVDTPGHADFGAEVERILSMVDGVILLVDAAEGPMPQTKFVTGKALALGLKPIVVVNKIDRPDGRPQEVLDECFDLFVNLGANDEQLDFPALFASGRSGYANLDADARDGDLSPLFDTIIDHVPAPDVDRDAPFSFLVTLLDRDNFVGRILTGRIATGTLNINDPIRALDREGNQVEAGRATKIMAFRGLERVPVETASAGDIISLAGLTVATVANTIAAPEVDTPIAAQPIDPPTLSMRFAVNDSPFAGREGDKVTSRMIRDRLMREAESNVAIRITESADKDSFEVAGRGELQLGVLIETMRREGFELGISRPRVLFREDEVGNRTEPYETVVIDVDDEHSGTVVEKMQLRKAELTDMRPSGGGKTRITFSAPSRGLIGYHGEFLSDTRGTGIMNRLFEKYGPYKGSVAGRPNGVLISNGTGESVGYALNALEERGELFIGSGVPIYEGMIIGENAKPEDLEVNPMKSKQLTNFRSTGKDDAIRLTPPRLMSLEQAIAYIDDDEMVEVTPKSIRLRKVHLDPHERKKAARKKDAA, encoded by the coding sequence ATGTCCAACGCCTCGCTGCGCAATATCGCCATCATCGCCCATGTCGACCATGGCAAGACCACGCTGGTCGACCAGCTGTTCCGCCAGTCGGGTACCTTTCGCGACAATCAGCGGGTGGAAGAGCGCGCCATGGACTCCAATGATCTGGAGAAAGAGCGTGGCATCACCATCCTCGCCAAATGCACCAGCGTCGAGCGCCCCGACAGTGAGGGCAAGCCGGTGCGCATCAACATTGTCGACACGCCGGGGCACGCCGATTTCGGCGCCGAGGTCGAGCGCATCCTCTCCATGGTCGATGGCGTTATCCTGCTCGTCGATGCCGCCGAAGGACCAATGCCGCAAACGAAGTTCGTTACCGGCAAGGCATTGGCGCTGGGCCTCAAGCCGATTGTTGTGGTCAACAAGATTGATCGCCCCGATGGTCGGCCGCAGGAAGTGCTCGACGAATGTTTCGACCTGTTCGTCAATCTCGGGGCCAATGACGAGCAGCTCGATTTTCCGGCACTGTTCGCCTCGGGTCGTTCGGGCTATGCCAATCTCGATGCCGATGCGCGCGATGGCGACCTGTCACCGCTGTTCGATACCATTATCGATCATGTGCCCGCCCCCGATGTCGACAGGGACGCGCCGTTCAGCTTTTTGGTGACCTTGCTCGACCGCGACAATTTCGTCGGGCGCATCCTCACCGGACGCATCGCCACCGGTACGCTCAATATCAACGACCCGATCCGCGCGCTTGATCGCGAGGGCAATCAGGTAGAGGCCGGGCGCGCGACCAAGATCATGGCGTTTCGCGGGCTTGAACGGGTGCCGGTGGAAACGGCTTCGGCCGGCGATATCATCTCGCTGGCGGGCCTGACCGTCGCCACTGTGGCCAACACCATCGCCGCGCCCGAAGTCGACACGCCGATCGCAGCCCAGCCAATCGATCCGCCGACGCTGTCGATGCGCTTTGCCGTTAATGATAGCCCCTTTGCCGGGCGCGAGGGCGACAAGGTTACCAGCCGGATGATCCGTGACCGGCTGATGCGCGAGGCGGAGAGCAATGTTGCCATCCGCATCACCGAGAGCGCCGACAAGGACAGCTTCGAGGTTGCCGGACGCGGCGAATTGCAGCTTGGGGTGCTGATCGAGACAATGCGCCGCGAAGGTTTTGAGCTTGGCATCAGCCGTCCGCGTGTCCTGTTCCGCGAGGATGAGGTGGGCAACCGCACCGAGCCCTATGAGACCGTCGTCATCGATGTTGATGATGAGCATTCGGGCACCGTGGTCGAGAAGATGCAGCTGCGCAAAGCCGAGCTGACCGATATGCGGCCCTCGGGCGGTGGCAAGACCCGCATCACATTCAGCGCGCCGTCACGCGGGCTGATCGGCTATCATGGCGAGTTCCTTTCCGATACCCGCGGCACCGGCATCATGAACCGGCTGTTCGAGAAATACGGGCCGTACAAGGGAAGCGTTGCCGGGCGGCCAAATGGGGTTCTCATCTCCAACGGCACCGGGGAGAGCGTCGGCTATGCGCTCAACGCGCTGGAAGAGCGCGGCGAGCTGTTTATCGGCTCGGGTGTGCCGATCTATGAGGGCATGATCATCGGCGAAAATGCCAAGCCGGAAGACCTTGAGGTCAACCCGATGAAATCGAAGCAGCTCACCAATTTCCGCTCTACCGGCAAGGACGATGCGATCCGGCTGACCCCGCCGCGGCTGATGAGCCTTGAACAGGCGATTGCCTATATTGACGATGACGAGATGGTCGAGGTGACCCCCAAATCGATCCGCCTGCGCAAGGTCCATCTCGACCCGCATGAGCGCAAGAAAGCGGCGCGGAAGAAGGATGCGGCATAG
- a CDS encoding tetratricopeptide repeat protein: MTKPATSISTAIKSALALGLIMAMPLSAPLHAAGSSSGPSRSAPQYDAAAEYQKGLAALEAEDYREAEKALKRVIRVSPEDANAQYMLGVTYMRSGDFKKALKRLEKAIRYAPGMIIAHRDLGITYVRLDKNGDAEATLDRLNALKADCAGSCSDAAALDEAIAAIKGAMSGAAVSRYGPDVTQLADAASGDALYSAAIGLINQQRYAEALQALEQAALAFGPHPDIVTYQGFANRKLKRLAAAEYHYNRALALAPDHRGAWEYYGELKLERGDMAGAKQHLAKLEDLCSFGCYEADELRRWIVEVEARSSAS; this comes from the coding sequence ATGACCAAACCCGCCACATCCATATCCACTGCCATCAAGTCCGCATTGGCTCTTGGGTTGATCATGGCCATGCCGCTTTCCGCGCCGCTCCATGCTGCCGGCTCGAGTTCCGGCCCAAGCCGCAGCGCGCCGCAATATGATGCCGCTGCCGAATATCAGAAGGGACTGGCCGCGCTCGAAGCGGAGGACTATCGCGAGGCGGAAAAAGCATTGAAGCGCGTCATCCGCGTCTCGCCTGAAGATGCCAATGCGCAATATATGCTGGGTGTCACCTATATGCGTAGCGGTGATTTTAAAAAGGCGCTGAAGCGTCTGGAAAAGGCGATTAGATATGCGCCGGGCATGATCATCGCGCATCGCGATCTCGGCATCACCTATGTCCGGCTCGACAAGAATGGTGATGCTGAAGCCACGCTTGATCGCCTCAATGCTCTGAAGGCTGACTGTGCCGGAAGCTGCAGCGATGCCGCAGCGCTGGATGAAGCCATTGCCGCCATCAAGGGCGCCATGAGCGGTGCTGCCGTCAGCCGCTACGGCCCGGATGTGACACAGCTGGCCGATGCCGCCAGCGGCGATGCGCTCTATTCCGCAGCCATCGGCCTGATCAACCAGCAGCGCTATGCCGAAGCGCTGCAAGCGCTTGAACAGGCGGCGCTGGCCTTTGGCCCGCATCCCGACATTGTCACCTATCAGGGCTTTGCCAACCGCAAGCTCAAGCGGCTGGCCGCGGCGGAATATCATTATAACCGCGCGCTGGCCCTGGCACCCGATCATCGCGGTGCCTGGGAATATTATGGCGAACTCAAGCTGGAGCGTGGTGACATGGCAGGTGCAAAACAGCATCTGGCGAAGCTGGAAGATCTGTGCAGCTTCGGCTGTTACGAGGCCGATGAGCTGCGCCGCTGGATCGTCGAGGTCGAGGCGCGGTCATCCGCCAGCTAA
- the dut gene encoding dUTP diphosphatase: protein MIEIKLKRLSHGEGLPLPQYETPGSAGMDVRAAQDVIIPPGSTALVPTGFAIAVPDGYEVQVRPRSGLALKHGISVPNTPGTIDSDYRGELGIILINLGRVDFLVDRGERVAQIVAAPVQRARMVEVDELDETERGAGGFGSTGT, encoded by the coding sequence ATGATTGAAATCAAACTGAAACGCTTGTCCCATGGCGAGGGCCTGCCACTGCCGCAATATGAAACGCCGGGGTCCGCCGGCATGGATGTGCGTGCGGCGCAGGACGTCATCATCCCGCCCGGCTCGACCGCGCTGGTGCCGACCGGCTTCGCGATTGCCGTGCCCGATGGCTATGAAGTGCAGGTGCGCCCGCGTTCCGGCCTCGCCCTGAAACACGGCATTTCGGTGCCCAATACGCCGGGGACAATCGACAGCGATTATCGCGGCGAGCTGGGCATCATCCTGATCAATCTCGGTCGGGTCGATTTCCTTGTCGATCGCGGTGAGCGCGTCGCCCAGATCGTTGCCGCCCCGGTGCAGCGGGCAAGGATGGTCGAGGTCGACGAACTGGACGAGACCGAGCGCGGTGCCGGTGGTTTCGGCTCGACCGGAACCTAA
- a CDS encoding alpha/beta fold hydrolase — MIYVGARWLLAVLFLCLSSLAYASDDAAQGSELYTKSYGSEEQDDTKTLIFVLHGDAPFAPPSYHYAFARKAAEQIPNSRIIAILRPGYSDGLGNQSAGKKGMATGDNYTADRIAAIAEVIAAERQKYPGSDAVIVGHSGGAAIAANLAALYPQLVDSALLVSCPCVLDQWREHMLSIAPDAPFDQPVTSINPLNMVERINQDKRITIMVGEDDQVTPSSLSKLYYDRLKQRSVAAHFFVLADKDHEMLNSWEVLSMLTLLVGNHD, encoded by the coding sequence ATGATATATGTCGGTGCGCGCTGGCTCTTGGCGGTGCTTTTTCTCTGTCTTTCATCGCTGGCTTATGCTTCGGATGACGCGGCGCAAGGCAGTGAGCTTTACACGAAAAGCTATGGCAGCGAAGAACAGGATGATACCAAAACCCTGATTTTTGTGCTCCATGGCGACGCCCCCTTCGCGCCGCCTTCTTATCATTATGCCTTTGCCCGGAAAGCGGCAGAGCAAATCCCCAATAGCCGTATTATTGCGATTCTTCGTCCCGGTTATAGTGACGGCCTTGGCAATCAGTCAGCGGGTAAGAAGGGCATGGCCACCGGCGACAATTACACCGCTGATCGCATCGCTGCCATTGCTGAAGTCATCGCTGCAGAGCGTCAAAAATATCCCGGCTCTGATGCTGTTATTGTTGGTCATTCCGGCGGTGCGGCGATTGCGGCCAATCTTGCCGCGCTTTATCCGCAGCTTGTTGATTCTGCGCTGCTGGTTTCCTGCCCCTGTGTGTTGGATCAATGGCGCGAACACATGCTTTCCATTGCTCCTGATGCGCCATTTGATCAGCCTGTTACGAGCATCAATCCGCTCAACATGGTGGAAAGGATCAACCAGGACAAGCGGATCACCATTATGGTGGGGGAAGATGACCAGGTGACACCGTCATCCTTATCGAAGCTTTATTATGATCGGTTGAAACAGCGGAGTGTAGCCGCACATTTTTTCGTGCTGGCGGATAAGGACCATGAAATGCTGAACAGTTGGGAAGTCTTATCGATGCTTACATTGCTGGTGGGAAACCATGATTGA